One window of the Archangium primigenium genome contains the following:
- a CDS encoding radical SAM protein, translating to MTLAPKLLFADPKGRVMEHPYLLATLRSGEELVPPQDKPIPLPSAGRLVHLPGRLPVGLNPETGELELVREMRMDGKTFVPSAVGALLPPGYTRTFLPGEVKADGPVLPQWAYTAAAWGKDGPVAWAIHTDKRSHWEPEKYSTPELKKLVDAHLARFPGNRVLKQLTTCAMLYRCFTSQNIFYVRDEGAIPASVMCNARCVGCISDQPADGPPASHERMDDGPSAEEMGAIGLHHLEHAPGRTMVSFGQGCEGEPLTRWKYIAESIRYMRAHSSRGSININTNASLTQGLSALFDAGLDAVRVSLNSAVKDLYEAYYKPVKYGWEDVEASIALARERNAYLALNLLLFPGVTDREGEADALARLVKKYQVDQVQTRSLCIDPIQYLEVARDKGAGGEPIGIRELLKRLKAARPGLVIGNFARGLDERRNGGVRE from the coding sequence ATGACTTTGGCACCCAAGTTGTTGTTCGCCGATCCCAAGGGCCGGGTGATGGAGCACCCCTACCTGCTCGCCACGCTGCGCAGCGGCGAGGAGCTGGTACCTCCCCAGGACAAGCCCATTCCGCTGCCCTCGGCGGGGCGGCTCGTGCACCTGCCGGGTCGGCTGCCCGTGGGGCTCAATCCGGAGACGGGCGAGCTGGAGCTGGTGCGCGAGATGCGCATGGACGGCAAGACGTTCGTGCCCAGCGCCGTGGGGGCGCTCCTGCCGCCGGGCTACACGCGCACGTTCCTGCCCGGCGAGGTGAAGGCGGACGGGCCCGTGCTGCCGCAGTGGGCGTACACCGCCGCGGCCTGGGGCAAGGACGGGCCGGTGGCGTGGGCCATCCACACCGACAAGCGCTCGCACTGGGAGCCGGAGAAGTACTCGACGCCGGAGCTCAAGAAGCTCGTGGACGCGCACCTGGCGCGCTTTCCGGGCAACCGCGTGCTCAAGCAGCTCACCACGTGCGCGATGCTGTACCGCTGCTTCACCTCGCAGAACATCTTCTACGTGCGCGACGAGGGCGCCATCCCCGCCTCGGTGATGTGCAACGCGCGCTGCGTGGGGTGCATCTCGGATCAGCCCGCGGACGGTCCGCCCGCCTCGCACGAGCGCATGGACGACGGCCCCAGCGCCGAGGAGATGGGGGCCATCGGCCTGCACCACCTGGAGCACGCGCCGGGCCGCACCATGGTCAGCTTCGGCCAGGGGTGCGAGGGCGAGCCGCTCACGCGCTGGAAGTACATCGCCGAGTCCATCCGCTACATGCGCGCGCACTCCTCGCGCGGCTCCATCAACATCAACACCAACGCGAGCCTCACCCAGGGCCTGTCGGCCTTGTTCGACGCCGGGCTCGACGCGGTGCGTGTGTCGCTCAACTCGGCGGTGAAGGACCTGTACGAGGCCTACTACAAGCCGGTGAAGTACGGCTGGGAGGACGTGGAGGCCTCCATCGCGCTCGCGCGCGAGCGCAACGCCTACCTGGCGCTCAACCTCCTGCTCTTCCCGGGGGTCACCGACCGCGAGGGGGAGGCCGATGCGCTCGCCCGGCTGGTGAAGAAGTACCAGGTGGATCAGGTGCAGACGCGCTCGTTGTGCATCGATCCCATCCAGTACCTGGAGGTGGCGCGGGACAAGGGCGCGGGCGGCGAGCCCATCGGCATCCGCGAGCTGCTCAAGCGGCTCAAGGCGGCGCGGCCGGGCCTCGTCATCGGCAACTTCGCGCGCGGACTGGACGAGCGCCGCAACGGGGGAGTTCGGGAGTAA
- the ald gene encoding alanine dehydrogenase yields the protein MIVGVPKEIKTREYRVGMVPAGVRALTGAGHTVLVETNAGAGSGLPDSEYQRVGAQIVQSADEVWKRSEMIVKVKEPIAPEYERIQDGQIIYTYFHLAGVDPELTRTLVKKKAAAVAYETIQMEDGSLPLLKPMSEVAGKMAIQVGAACLEKAHGGKGILLGGVPGVRRGRVVILGGGVVGTCAAKVAVGTGAEVTLIDINLERLTYLDDVFLGRVSTLASDSESIAKSVREADLVIGGVLIPGGKAPKLVSEALIAEMSPGSVVVDVAVDQGGCIETCVPTTHDNPTFVKHGVVHYCVANMPGAVPQTSTFALTNTTRPFGRKIADLGLVEAIKSDKALARGLNTYNGHVTYEAVAKDLGYSYQSIYDAIGAKGPR from the coding sequence GTGATTGTCGGCGTTCCCAAGGAAATCAAGACCCGTGAGTACCGGGTTGGCATGGTACCCGCGGGGGTCCGCGCCCTCACCGGCGCGGGTCACACGGTCCTGGTGGAGACGAACGCAGGGGCGGGCTCGGGCCTGCCGGACTCGGAGTACCAGCGCGTGGGGGCGCAGATCGTCCAGAGCGCGGACGAGGTCTGGAAGCGCTCGGAGATGATCGTCAAGGTGAAGGAGCCCATCGCGCCGGAATACGAGCGCATCCAGGACGGGCAGATCATCTACACCTACTTCCACCTGGCCGGCGTGGACCCGGAGCTCACGCGCACGCTGGTGAAGAAGAAGGCCGCGGCGGTGGCGTACGAGACCATCCAGATGGAGGACGGCTCGCTGCCCCTGCTCAAGCCCATGAGCGAGGTGGCCGGCAAGATGGCCATCCAGGTGGGCGCCGCGTGCCTGGAGAAGGCGCACGGGGGCAAGGGCATCCTGCTGGGCGGCGTGCCCGGCGTGCGCCGCGGCCGCGTGGTCATTCTCGGCGGCGGCGTGGTGGGCACCTGCGCGGCCAAGGTGGCCGTGGGCACGGGCGCCGAGGTCACCCTCATCGACATCAACCTCGAGCGCCTCACCTACCTGGACGACGTGTTCCTCGGCCGCGTGTCCACGCTGGCCTCCGACTCGGAGAGCATCGCCAAGAGCGTGCGCGAGGCGGACCTCGTCATCGGCGGCGTGCTCATCCCCGGCGGCAAGGCGCCCAAGCTCGTGTCCGAGGCGCTCATCGCCGAGATGAGCCCCGGCTCCGTCGTGGTGGACGTGGCGGTGGACCAGGGCGGCTGCATCGAGACGTGCGTGCCCACCACGCACGACAACCCCACCTTCGTGAAGCACGGCGTCGTGCACTACTGCGTGGCCAACATGCCCGGCGCGGTGCCCCAGACGTCCACCTTCGCCCTCACCAACACCACCCGCCCCTTCGGCCGGAAGATCGCCGACCTGGGACTGGTGGAGGCCATCAAGTCCGACAAGGCGCTCGCCCGCGGCCTCAACACCTACAACGGCCACGTCACCTACGAGGCCGTCGCCAAGGACCTGGGCTACAGCTACCAGTCCATCTACGACGCCATCGGCGCCAAGGGCCCCCGCTAG
- a CDS encoding sigma-70 family RNA polymerase sigma factor gives MLDFRQNNRTKQEFEELALAHLDPLYSAALRLTKNERDAEDLVQDTCMRAYRFFDKFERGTNIKAWLFKILTNTFINRYRRKVKERSVVEGVEREAVHERFVSRDATDFAANPEQYFFDRLLSDDVLRAIDALPIDFRLVVILADLQEFSYKEIAEILECPVGTVMSRLFRGRKLLQKTLKEYAAGTGVLKPEELTQPGAAQAPAASLDEYRRRKKVG, from the coding sequence ATGCTGGACTTCAGGCAGAACAATCGGACCAAGCAGGAGTTCGAGGAACTGGCCCTGGCCCACCTCGATCCGCTGTACTCGGCGGCCCTGCGGCTGACGAAGAACGAGCGTGACGCCGAGGACCTGGTGCAGGACACCTGCATGCGGGCCTACCGCTTCTTCGACAAGTTCGAGCGCGGCACCAACATCAAGGCCTGGCTCTTCAAGATCCTCACCAACACCTTCATCAACCGCTACCGGCGCAAGGTGAAGGAGCGCAGCGTGGTGGAGGGCGTGGAGCGCGAGGCGGTGCACGAGCGCTTCGTGAGCCGGGACGCCACGGACTTCGCGGCCAACCCCGAGCAGTACTTCTTCGACCGGCTCCTGTCGGACGACGTGCTGCGCGCCATCGACGCGCTGCCCATCGACTTCCGCCTGGTGGTCATCCTCGCGGACCTGCAGGAGTTCTCCTACAAGGAGATCGCCGAGATCCTCGAGTGCCCGGTGGGCACGGTGATGAGCCGCCTGTTCCGGGGCCGCAAGCTCCTGCAGAAGACCCTCAAGGAGTACGCGGCCGGTACGGGCGTGCTCAAGCCGGAGGAGTTGACGCAGCCCGGCGCGGCCCAGGCCCCCGCCGCGAGCCTCGATGAATATCGGCGCAGGAAGAAGGTAGGGTAG
- a CDS encoding anti-sigma factor family protein, with product MNCQEFDSVLQPFLDGEFQPEERVDMEAHLNGCAECARRVHEEARMQQSLRRAVRQATVSTRAPDALRARLQGGIQQENRRRSQAEWWRMGAAALVLVTVSGGAWMLFRPEYSQRYREDAVRRHTKKLPAEVAGTSRETVEAWFDGKLDHRVSVPHWPNVRLSGARISNVTDRPAAYISYERGGDTQGAPARRIGLFVFDDTRREVEAPPLRAVQVNSSLGYNVAMWREGEIVYELVSDLDESDIRRMLAQQAAPRELPVAVTAEPQARPVSLQP from the coding sequence ATGAACTGCCAGGAATTCGATTCGGTTCTCCAGCCGTTCCTCGATGGCGAATTCCAGCCCGAGGAGCGGGTGGACATGGAAGCGCACCTGAACGGGTGCGCGGAGTGTGCCCGGCGGGTTCATGAGGAGGCCCGGATGCAGCAGTCGCTGCGCCGTGCCGTCCGGCAGGCCACGGTCTCCACCCGGGCGCCGGACGCGCTGCGCGCCCGGCTGCAGGGCGGCATCCAGCAGGAAAACCGCCGCCGGTCCCAGGCCGAGTGGTGGCGGATGGGCGCCGCGGCGCTCGTGCTGGTGACGGTGAGCGGAGGCGCGTGGATGCTCTTCCGGCCCGAGTACTCCCAGCGCTACCGCGAGGACGCCGTGCGGCGGCACACCAAGAAGCTGCCCGCCGAGGTGGCGGGCACCTCGCGCGAGACGGTGGAGGCCTGGTTCGACGGCAAGCTGGACCACCGCGTGTCCGTCCCCCACTGGCCCAACGTGCGCCTGTCCGGCGCGCGCATCTCCAACGTGACGGATCGCCCCGCCGCGTACATCAGCTACGAGCGCGGTGGAGACACCCAGGGGGCGCCCGCGCGCCGCATCGGGTTGTTCGTCTTCGACGACACCCGGCGTGAAGTGGAGGCGCCGCCCCTGCGCGCCGTGCAGGTGAACTCCAGCCTTGGCTACAACGTGGCCATGTGGCGCGAGGGGGAGATCGTCTACGAGCTGGTGTCGGACCTCGACGAGTCGGACATCCGACGCATGCTCGCCCAGCAGGCCGCCCCGCGGGAGCTGCCCGTCGCCGTGACGGCCGAGCCCCAGGCGCGCCCCGTGTCGCTACAGCCCTGA
- a CDS encoding response regulator, which translates to MSKNILIVESDTALSASLREALEARGFTAQETTDGKGSVEQIRRDRPELVVLAVDLSAGQNGYLICGKLKKDDDLKTIPIIIIGNPDGFAQHRKLKAHADDYVSKPVHADDLVERVGALIGFPELPAGEVVDDGFSLGGLDGSGDEPVHGEELAIEGEPLEHHGDELSMLDSPFGEPEAELGSLEEPEAAPLASANEEFSLDSLGGSDDGSLDALGMDDEKTMVGFMPAPAPAPAPAPTPVPVAAPRPAPVAAARPAPAPAPAPAPVPVAAPRPAPAPAPAPAPVARAAPAVAATTSAADLAELRTLRARVAELEGTLDDTRAQMSTAESRITELEAELDVKTTELETTKSSVGKNDQATLQLREASNRKDREILRLKTELNQKEQEIVEQQDRLLALEQQSNGASEELTRKDSQLKLLQTKSDQLTAERRRIEQQFSAAREEARGATARAAALQSEVEQYQLQLGDAEETRARADQLDAELAAARSDAENVRAELDNTRAELDATRAQAGQEGDELRRRITELEESVSRNEDRVARLYARIKSDEKLREKTKKALAIANQLLEEQPVAVHDDEEAVA; encoded by the coding sequence ATGTCCAAGAACATCCTGATTGTCGAAAGTGACACCGCCCTCTCCGCGAGCCTGCGCGAGGCCCTGGAGGCCCGGGGCTTCACGGCGCAGGAGACCACCGACGGCAAGGGCAGCGTGGAGCAGATCCGCCGTGACCGGCCGGAGCTCGTGGTGCTCGCGGTGGACCTGTCCGCGGGCCAGAACGGCTACCTCATCTGCGGCAAGCTCAAGAAGGACGACGATCTCAAGACGATCCCCATCATCATCATCGGCAACCCGGACGGCTTCGCCCAGCACCGCAAGCTCAAGGCGCACGCGGACGACTACGTGTCCAAGCCCGTGCACGCCGACGACCTGGTGGAGCGCGTGGGCGCGCTGATCGGCTTCCCCGAGCTGCCCGCGGGTGAGGTCGTCGACGACGGGTTCTCGCTCGGGGGCCTGGATGGCTCGGGCGACGAGCCGGTGCACGGCGAGGAGCTGGCCATCGAGGGCGAGCCCCTGGAGCACCACGGCGACGAGCTGTCCATGCTCGACTCGCCCTTCGGGGAGCCCGAGGCGGAGCTGGGCAGCCTGGAGGAGCCCGAGGCCGCGCCGCTGGCGTCCGCGAACGAGGAGTTCTCGCTCGACAGCCTCGGGGGCTCCGACGACGGGTCGCTCGACGCGCTCGGCATGGACGACGAGAAGACCATGGTGGGCTTCATGCCCGCTCCGGCGCCCGCCCCGGCCCCGGCGCCCACCCCCGTGCCCGTGGCGGCGCCTCGCCCGGCGCCCGTGGCCGCCGCCCGTCCCGCCCCGGCCCCGGCGCCCGCTCCGGCGCCCGTGCCCGTGGCGGCGCCCCGCCCGGCTCCCGCGCCCGCGCCTGCTCCCGCTCCGGTGGCCCGGGCCGCTCCGGCGGTGGCCGCCACCACGTCCGCGGCGGACCTGGCCGAGCTGCGCACCCTGCGCGCCCGGGTGGCCGAGCTCGAGGGCACGCTGGATGACACCCGCGCCCAGATGAGCACCGCCGAGTCGCGCATCACGGAGCTCGAGGCCGAGCTGGACGTGAAGACCACGGAGCTGGAGACGACCAAGTCCTCCGTGGGCAAGAACGATCAGGCCACGCTGCAGCTGCGCGAGGCCTCCAACCGCAAGGATCGCGAGATCCTCCGGCTCAAGACGGAGCTCAACCAGAAGGAGCAGGAGATCGTCGAGCAGCAGGATCGCCTGCTCGCGCTGGAGCAGCAGTCCAACGGCGCCTCCGAGGAGCTGACGCGCAAGGACTCGCAGCTCAAGCTGCTGCAGACCAAGTCGGACCAGCTCACCGCGGAGCGCCGGCGCATCGAGCAGCAGTTCTCCGCCGCCCGCGAGGAGGCCCGGGGCGCCACGGCGCGCGCCGCGGCGCTGCAGAGCGAGGTGGAGCAGTACCAGTTGCAGCTGGGTGACGCCGAGGAGACGCGGGCCCGCGCGGATCAGCTCGACGCGGAGCTGGCGGCGGCGCGCTCGGACGCGGAGAACGTCCGCGCCGAGCTGGACAACACCCGCGCCGAGCTGGACGCCACGCGCGCCCAGGCCGGCCAGGAAGGCGACGAGCTGCGCCGGCGCATCACCGAGCTGGAGGAGTCGGTGTCGCGCAACGAGGACCGCGTGGCCCGGCTCTACGCGCGCATCAAGTCCGACGAGAAGCTGCGCGAGAAGACCAAGAAGGCGCTCGCCATCGCCAACCAGCTGCTCGAGGAGCAGCCGGTGGCCGTGCACGACGACGAAGAAGCGGTGGCCTGA
- a CDS encoding type III pantothenate kinase: MLLAIDVGNTNTVLGVYEGPRLLDHWRLETSARRTPDEFGILVRQLFQSSGIDPAGVEAVAVSSVVPPLQSNLGRMSERYFKTRPMFVGPGVKTGMPILYDNPREVGADRIVNAVAAYDKHHTGLVVVDFGTATTFDAVTPKGEYLGGAICPGIQIGMEALFQNASKLPRVELARPPHVVGRNTVHSIQSGLFHGYVALVDGLCARMRAELGFETRVVATGGLARLVANASTHIHEVDEFLTLEGLRIIYGRNHAS; this comes from the coding sequence ATGCTTCTCGCCATCGACGTGGGCAACACCAACACCGTGCTGGGGGTGTACGAGGGCCCACGCCTCCTGGACCACTGGCGTCTGGAGACGAGCGCCCGGCGCACCCCGGACGAGTTCGGCATCCTGGTGCGCCAGCTCTTCCAGTCCAGCGGCATCGACCCGGCCGGGGTGGAGGCCGTCGCCGTGTCCAGCGTGGTGCCGCCCCTGCAGTCCAACCTCGGGCGCATGAGCGAGCGCTACTTCAAGACGCGGCCCATGTTCGTGGGGCCCGGGGTGAAGACGGGCATGCCCATCCTCTACGACAACCCGCGCGAGGTGGGCGCCGACCGCATCGTCAACGCGGTGGCCGCCTACGACAAGCACCACACGGGCCTGGTGGTGGTGGACTTCGGCACCGCCACCACCTTCGACGCGGTGACGCCCAAGGGCGAGTACCTCGGCGGCGCCATCTGCCCCGGCATCCAGATTGGCATGGAGGCGCTCTTCCAGAATGCCTCCAAGCTGCCGCGCGTGGAGCTGGCCCGGCCTCCCCACGTGGTGGGTCGCAACACGGTGCACTCCATCCAGTCCGGCCTCTTCCACGGCTACGTGGCCCTGGTGGATGGCCTGTGCGCGCGCATGCGCGCGGAGCTGGGGTTCGAGACGCGGGTGGTGGCCACCGGGGGCCTGGCGCGCCTGGTGGCCAACGCCTCCACCCACATCCACGAAGTCGACGAGTTCCTCACGCTCGAGGGACTGCGCATCATCTACGGAAGGAACCACGCTTCATGA
- a CDS encoding biotin--[acetyl-CoA-carboxylase] ligase, with protein sequence MGVESSERTYEELILGFLVEGRDDFLSGEALSDKLGLSRTAVWKHVESLRGKGYRIDAVPARGYRLMDVPDKLSPLELTPLLSTHHLGQGLHFHESLPSTNETAFRLATDGAEHGEVVVTEQQTAGKGRRGRVWASPSGLNLYFSAILRPDLPPQRAPELTLVAAVALCEVLREEGAEASIKWPNDVQIGGKKVAGILTELSAEPERVHFVVLGIGVNLNAGPADFPPELAETATSLCMALGRRINRALFTAALWGRLEEWLDLHQDVGFDPVRQRWVELTGTLGQEVRVRTDRSELRGVAEGIDDSGALLVRTADGRVERVLAGDVEQVRPR encoded by the coding sequence ATGGGTGTCGAGAGCAGCGAGCGGACGTACGAGGAACTCATCCTGGGCTTCCTGGTGGAGGGCCGGGATGACTTCCTGTCCGGCGAGGCCCTGTCGGACAAGCTCGGCCTGTCGCGCACGGCGGTGTGGAAGCACGTGGAGTCCTTGCGCGGCAAGGGCTACCGCATCGACGCGGTGCCCGCGCGGGGCTACCGGTTGATGGACGTGCCGGACAAGCTCTCGCCCCTGGAGCTCACGCCGCTCCTGTCCACGCACCACCTGGGCCAGGGCCTGCACTTCCACGAGTCGCTGCCCTCCACGAACGAGACCGCCTTCCGCCTGGCCACCGATGGCGCCGAGCACGGCGAGGTGGTCGTCACCGAGCAGCAGACGGCGGGCAAGGGCCGCCGGGGCCGGGTGTGGGCCTCGCCCTCGGGGCTCAACCTGTACTTCTCCGCCATCCTCCGGCCGGACCTGCCGCCGCAGCGCGCCCCGGAGCTCACCCTGGTGGCCGCGGTGGCCTTGTGCGAGGTGCTGCGCGAGGAGGGCGCCGAGGCCTCCATCAAGTGGCCCAACGACGTGCAGATCGGCGGCAAGAAGGTGGCCGGCATCCTCACCGAGCTGTCGGCGGAGCCCGAGCGGGTGCACTTCGTGGTGCTCGGCATCGGCGTCAACCTCAACGCGGGCCCGGCGGACTTCCCGCCCGAGCTGGCCGAGACGGCCACGTCGCTGTGCATGGCGCTCGGCCGGCGCATCAACCGCGCCCTGTTCACCGCCGCGCTCTGGGGCCGCCTGGAGGAGTGGCTGGATCTCCACCAGGACGTCGGCTTCGACCCGGTGCGTCAGCGCTGGGTGGAGCTCACGGGCACCCTGGGGCAGGAGGTGCGGGTGCGCACGGACCGCTCGGAGCTGCGCGGGGTGGCCGAGGGCATCGACGACTCGGGCGCGCTGCTGGTGCGCACGGCGGACGGTCGGGTGGAAAGGGTGCTCGCCGGGGATGTGGAGCAGGTGCGGCCCCGCTAG
- a CDS encoding homoserine dehydrogenase — MKEIGIALLGLGNVGLGTYRILAQHAKDIERRLGARVRVHHVLVREPGRARPEDVPSALITHDIQTILANPEVSVVVELMGGLSPAREYLEQAIASGRHVVTANKALLSAHGEALFSRAVERGVEVHFEGAVCGGIPIIRTLREALASDRVESLTGIVNGTTNFILSAMADEGATYADALKRAQALGYAEADPTLDVSGMDAAQKLCLLASLAFSARVSPESILVEGITGVTPVDIAYGREAGFVLKLLARARRTPDGMDVRVHPAFIPAASPLADVKGGFNAVLLQSAALGASLFSGLGAGSLPTGSAVVSDIIDTCRNLLAGATGRLPLPSAPHMQDVPLLPSGDRRGPAYLRFSVSDEPGVLGRIASVLGEKGVSINSVLQRPPRPEDTHATIVVFTHDTREADVTAAVTWIDSLRSTRAPTQVIRIEEGPGLLLSGR; from the coding sequence ATGAAGGAAATCGGCATCGCCCTGCTGGGCCTGGGCAACGTGGGGCTGGGGACGTACCGCATCCTCGCGCAGCACGCGAAGGACATCGAGCGGCGCCTGGGCGCGCGCGTGCGGGTGCACCACGTGCTGGTGCGCGAGCCGGGCCGCGCCCGTCCCGAGGACGTGCCCTCGGCGCTCATCACCCACGACATCCAGACCATCCTCGCCAACCCCGAGGTGTCCGTGGTGGTGGAGCTGATGGGCGGCCTGTCTCCCGCGCGCGAGTACCTCGAGCAGGCCATCGCCTCGGGCCGCCACGTGGTGACGGCCAACAAGGCGCTCTTGTCCGCGCATGGCGAGGCCTTGTTCTCGCGCGCCGTGGAGCGGGGCGTGGAGGTGCACTTCGAGGGCGCGGTGTGCGGCGGCATCCCCATCATCCGCACGCTGCGCGAGGCGCTGGCCTCCGACCGGGTGGAGTCGCTCACGGGCATCGTGAACGGCACCACCAACTTCATCCTCTCGGCCATGGCGGACGAGGGCGCGACGTACGCGGACGCGCTCAAGCGCGCGCAGGCGCTCGGCTACGCGGAAGCGGATCCCACACTGGACGTGAGCGGCATGGACGCGGCGCAGAAGCTGTGCCTGCTCGCCTCGCTGGCCTTCTCCGCGCGCGTGTCCCCCGAGTCCATCCTGGTGGAGGGCATCACCGGCGTGACGCCCGTGGACATCGCCTACGGGCGCGAGGCGGGCTTCGTGCTCAAGCTGCTCGCCCGGGCGCGGCGCACCCCGGACGGCATGGACGTGCGCGTGCACCCGGCGTTCATCCCCGCGGCGAGCCCCCTGGCGGACGTGAAGGGCGGCTTCAACGCGGTGCTCCTGCAGTCCGCGGCGCTCGGGGCCTCGCTCTTCTCGGGCCTGGGCGCGGGCTCCTTGCCCACGGGCAGCGCCGTGGTGTCCGACATCATCGACACCTGCCGCAACCTGCTCGCGGGCGCCACGGGGCGGCTGCCCCTGCCCAGCGCGCCGCACATGCAGGACGTGCCCCTGTTGCCCTCGGGGGACCGGCGCGGTCCGGCCTACCTGCGCTTCTCCGTGAGCGACGAGCCGGGCGTGCTCGGCCGCATCGCCAGCGTGCTGGGCGAGAAGGGCGTGAGCATCAACTCCGTGCTCCAGCGCCCCCCGCGCCCCGAGGACACCCACGCCACCATCGTCGTCTTCACCCACGACACGCGCGAGGCGGACGTCACCGCCGCGGTGACGTGGATCGACTCGCTGCGCAGCACCCGGGCGCCCACCCAGGTCATCCGCATCGAGGAGGGCCCCGGCCTCCTGCTGTCCGGTCGCTAG
- a CDS encoding HEAT repeat domain-containing protein: MKPALILSLVALLLGACRSREPRFPVEHVELEGATVVDNGLLGWGPSDIRSQFTRLLQDSRRFVLPTEEARGGASESWVLTLELPFTREVLKDDSTYAFAEVGVTLRLERRGGEAPQRYQVVGLGEARVEAKDAPARRKALREALLRGLQQVTDAASLQLAAVGRPDAALLVDIQSPDERVREFALRVLAERRNPAATPMLLRQLQDEDVQVARQAMGALVEMKERAAIPALIDLVKDRETGFVQEVVFAIGEIGGTEAEAYLFTVAQGHDQPAVQAAAQQALDTLYAAHKLATPEARGPDRAEH, translated from the coding sequence ATGAAGCCCGCCTTGATCCTCTCCCTGGTGGCGTTGCTGCTCGGCGCCTGCCGCTCGCGCGAGCCGCGCTTCCCGGTGGAGCACGTGGAGCTCGAGGGCGCCACGGTGGTGGACAACGGCCTGCTCGGATGGGGGCCGTCGGACATCCGCTCCCAGTTCACGCGGTTGCTCCAGGACAGTCGGCGCTTCGTGCTGCCCACCGAGGAGGCGCGCGGTGGCGCCTCGGAGTCCTGGGTCCTCACCCTGGAGCTGCCCTTCACGCGCGAGGTGCTCAAGGACGACAGCACCTACGCCTTCGCCGAGGTGGGCGTCACCCTGCGGCTGGAGCGGCGAGGCGGCGAGGCGCCCCAGCGCTATCAGGTGGTGGGCCTGGGCGAGGCGCGGGTGGAGGCGAAGGACGCTCCGGCGCGGCGCAAGGCCCTGCGCGAGGCGCTCCTGCGGGGCCTGCAGCAGGTGACCGATGCCGCGAGCCTGCAACTCGCGGCGGTGGGACGCCCGGACGCGGCGCTGCTCGTGGACATCCAGTCCCCGGACGAGCGGGTGCGCGAGTTCGCCCTGCGGGTGCTCGCCGAGCGGCGCAACCCGGCCGCCACGCCCATGCTGCTGCGCCAGCTCCAGGACGAGGACGTCCAGGTGGCGCGCCAGGCCATGGGGGCGCTGGTGGAGATGAAGGAGCGCGCCGCCATTCCCGCGCTCATCGACCTGGTGAAGGATCGCGAGACGGGCTTCGTGCAGGAGGTCGTCTTCGCCATCGGGGAGATCGGCGGCACCGAGGCCGAGGCCTACCTCTTCACCGTGGCCCAGGGACACGATCAGCCCGCGGTGCAGGCCGCGGCCCAGCAGGCGCTGGATACACTCTACGCGGCTCACAAGCTCGCAACGCCGGAGGCGCGCGGCCCGGACCGCGCGGAACACTAG